In a genomic window of uncultured Flavobacterium sp.:
- the kdpB gene encoding potassium-transporting ATPase subunit KdpB, producing the protein MTTNKSNSLFESKQVKEALVQSFVKLNPKMMIKNPVMFTVEIGTAIMFAVCVSILMGATDQGSFTYNLIVFLILLATLLFANFAEAIAEARGKAQADSLRKTREETPARQILPNGEIKNISSSELKKGDVFVCESGDLIATDGEIIEGLATIDESAITGESAPVIREAGGDKSSVTGGTKVLSDKIKVIVTSEPGESFLDKMIALVEGASRQKTPNEIALTILLAAFTLIFVIVCVTLKPFADYANAPITIAAFIALFVCLIPTTIGGLLSAIGIAGMDRALRANVITKSGKAVETAGDIDVLLLDKTGTITIGNRKATNFYPAKGVTEEDFIKSAVLSSLADDTPEGKSIVELAGAETANKLSIEGATLIKFTAETRTSGVILKDGTNIRKGAQDAAKNIAKQAGNTFPEDTAQKVIDISSKGGTPLVVIKNDQVQGVIELQDIIKTGMKERFDRLRKMGVKTVMVTGDNPLTAKFIAEAAGVDDFIAEAKPEDKMNYIKNEQNLGKLVAMMGDGTNDAPALAQANVGVAMNSGTQAAKEAGNMVDLDNDPTKLIEIIEIGKQLLMTRGTLTTFSIANDVAKYFAIVPALFITAIPALEGLNIMRLHSPESAILSAVIFNAIIIPILIPLALRGVDYKPIGASAILKRNLLIYGLGGLIVPFIGIKLIDLVVALFM; encoded by the coding sequence ACTGACCAAGGTAGTTTTACTTATAATTTAATTGTGTTCTTAATTTTACTTGCAACACTTTTGTTTGCCAATTTCGCAGAGGCTATTGCCGAAGCAAGAGGAAAAGCACAAGCAGATAGTTTAAGAAAAACACGTGAAGAAACTCCGGCAAGACAAATTTTGCCTAACGGAGAAATTAAAAATATCAGTTCATCTGAATTAAAAAAAGGAGATGTTTTTGTTTGCGAATCAGGAGATTTAATTGCAACTGATGGTGAAATCATCGAAGGTTTAGCAACGATTGACGAAAGTGCCATTACGGGAGAAAGTGCTCCGGTAATTCGGGAAGCTGGTGGTGATAAATCATCAGTAACCGGAGGAACAAAAGTGCTGTCTGATAAAATTAAAGTAATCGTAACCTCTGAACCTGGCGAAAGCTTTTTGGACAAAATGATTGCTTTGGTTGAAGGTGCAAGCCGTCAGAAAACACCAAACGAAATTGCCTTAACGATTCTATTAGCTGCATTTACTTTAATCTTCGTGATTGTGTGCGTTACGCTAAAACCGTTTGCCGACTATGCAAATGCGCCTATCACGATTGCAGCTTTTATCGCATTGTTCGTTTGTTTGATTCCAACCACAATTGGTGGTTTATTATCAGCAATTGGTATTGCAGGAATGGACAGAGCGTTGCGTGCTAACGTAATTACAAAATCTGGAAAAGCGGTTGAAACTGCCGGAGATATTGATGTATTGCTTTTGGATAAAACCGGAACAATCACAATAGGAAACAGAAAAGCAACAAACTTCTACCCTGCAAAAGGTGTTACTGAAGAAGATTTTATAAAGTCTGCTGTGTTAAGTTCACTAGCAGATGACACTCCGGAAGGGAAAAGTATCGTGGAACTGGCAGGAGCCGAAACTGCCAATAAATTATCAATTGAAGGTGCTACTTTAATCAAATTTACTGCTGAAACCAGAACTTCCGGAGTTATTTTAAAAGACGGAACTAATATTAGAAAAGGCGCTCAGGATGCTGCAAAAAATATTGCAAAACAAGCCGGAAATACTTTCCCTGAAGATACTGCTCAAAAAGTAATCGATATTTCATCTAAAGGAGGAACACCATTGGTTGTAATTAAAAACGATCAGGTTCAAGGTGTTATCGAATTGCAGGATATCATTAAAACAGGAATGAAAGAACGTTTTGACCGTTTGAGAAAAATGGGTGTAAAAACGGTGATGGTTACCGGAGATAATCCGCTTACGGCGAAGTTTATTGCCGAAGCTGCCGGTGTTGATGATTTTATTGCCGAAGCGAAACCTGAGGATAAAATGAACTACATCAAAAACGAACAAAATCTGGGTAAACTTGTTGCCATGATGGGTGACGGAACGAACGATGCTCCTGCCCTTGCGCAAGCGAATGTAGGTGTTGCCATGAACAGCGGAACTCAGGCTGCGAAAGAAGCCGGAAACATGGTCGATCTTGACAATGATCCAACTAAATTAATCGAGATTATTGAAATTGGAAAACAGCTTTTAATGACTCGAGGAACTTTAACTACTTTTTCTATTGCAAATGACGTTGCGAAATATTTTGCTATTGTTCCTGCTCTTTTTATTACTGCGATTCCTGCGCTTGAAGGCTTAAATATCATGCGTTTGCATAGCCCTGAAAGTGCGATTTTATCAGCTGTAATTTTTAACGCAATCATCATTCCGATATTGATTCCGTTAGCGTTGAGAGGTGTAGATTATAAACCAATTGGTGCAAGTGCAATCCTAAAAAGAAATCTTTTGATTTATGGTTTAGGCGGATTGATTGTCCCTTTTATCGGAATTAAATTAATTGATTTGGTTGTTGCCTTATTTATGTAA
- a CDS encoding ATP-binding protein gives MRIKTKLNLGVGLLFLLIIILTLVSAFYIFSIKKDTENILKANYNTLEYSRNMLLSLDEINSNKENAIVTFKENLQKQTQNVTEEGEKKGTDSLKRNFALLEKNSSDESLKMQIRQDIFEIMKLNMNAIKKKSDIAKHTAETANLWIAIVGTLCFLIAFNLLINLPNNIANPIKELTLSIKEIANKNYSERVHFTNHNEYGDLAKSFNTMAQKLEEYNSSNLYKLFFEKKRLETLINNMHDPIIGLDQEGVILFVNDEALKIIGMKSEDVIGKSASTLALSNDLIRSLILKELATDSQKKQPLKIFANGKESYFDKEKINITITPTGEEKEINIGDVIILRNITLFKELDFAKTNFIATVSHELKTPIASIKLSLQLLQNTKTGDMNDDQKQLVESIKDDSQRLLKITGELLNLSQLETGNIQLNIEKSNPYAIVNYATEAVKVQADQKQIKVIIDADENLQDVKADSEKTGWVLINYLSNAITYSSEKSTIIIKLKEEKDQIVFQVIDTGKGIDARYKDKVFDKYFQIPGSQKSGTGLGLAISKEFIEAQNGVIGVESNLGLGSTFWFSLKV, from the coding sequence ATGAGAATTAAAACTAAATTGAATCTGGGAGTTGGGTTATTATTTTTACTAATAATAATACTCACATTGGTGAGTGCCTTTTATATTTTCTCGATAAAAAAAGACACGGAGAATATTCTGAAAGCAAATTATAATACGCTTGAATATTCTAGAAATATGCTTTTGTCTTTGGACGAAATTAATTCTAATAAAGAAAATGCGATTGTTACTTTTAAAGAAAATCTTCAGAAACAGACACAAAATGTTACTGAAGAAGGAGAAAAAAAAGGAACTGATAGTCTTAAGAGAAACTTTGCTCTTTTAGAAAAAAATAGTTCTGATGAATCTTTAAAAATGCAAATCAGACAGGACATTTTCGAGATTATGAAACTCAATATGAATGCCATAAAGAAAAAAAGTGATATCGCTAAACACACTGCCGAAACTGCCAATTTATGGATTGCCATTGTGGGAACTTTATGCTTTCTGATTGCTTTTAATTTACTGATTAATTTGCCAAATAATATTGCAAATCCTATTAAGGAATTGACTTTGAGTATTAAGGAAATTGCCAATAAAAATTATTCGGAACGTGTACATTTTACCAATCATAACGAATATGGAGATTTGGCAAAATCGTTTAATACAATGGCGCAAAAGCTAGAGGAATACAATAGTAGTAATTTATACAAATTGTTTTTCGAGAAAAAACGACTGGAAACGCTCATCAATAATATGCACGATCCTATTATTGGATTGGATCAGGAAGGAGTTATTTTGTTTGTGAATGATGAAGCGCTGAAAATTATCGGAATGAAATCTGAGGATGTTATCGGGAAATCAGCTTCGACTTTGGCTTTATCAAATGATTTGATTCGGTCTTTGATTTTGAAAGAATTAGCAACTGATTCTCAGAAAAAACAACCTTTGAAAATTTTTGCTAACGGTAAAGAAAGTTATTTCGATAAAGAAAAAATCAACATCACTATAACGCCAACGGGAGAAGAAAAAGAAATCAATATTGGAGATGTCATTATTCTGCGAAATATTACCTTATTTAAAGAACTTGATTTTGCGAAAACTAATTTTATTGCCACAGTTTCTCACGAATTAAAAACGCCAATTGCCTCTATAAAACTAAGTCTTCAATTGCTTCAAAATACCAAAACGGGTGACATGAATGATGACCAAAAACAATTGGTCGAAAGCATTAAAGATGATAGCCAAAGGTTATTAAAAATTACAGGCGAATTACTGAATTTATCGCAATTAGAAACTGGAAATATTCAGTTGAATATCGAAAAAAGCAATCCGTATGCTATTGTAAATTATGCCACCGAAGCTGTAAAAGTTCAAGCCGATCAAAAACAAATCAAAGTGATTATTGATGCTGATGAAAATCTTCAAGACGTAAAAGCCGACAGCGAAAAAACAGGCTGGGTTTTGATTAATTATCTATCGAATGCGATTACCTATTCTTCTGAAAAAAGTACGATTATCATTAAATTAAAAGAAGAAAAGGATCAGATTGTTTTTCAAGTAATTGATACCGGAAAAGGAATTGACGCCAGATATAAAGACAAAGTTTTCGATAAATATTTTCAGATTCCAGGAAGTCAAAAATCAGGAACGGGATTGGGATTAGCCATAAGTAAAGAATTTATTGAAGCCCAAAACGGAGTTATTGGCGTAGAAAGTAATTTAGGTTTAGGAAGTACGTTCTGGTTTTCGTTAAAAGTTTAA
- a CDS encoding phosphatase PAP2 family protein — MFYKTISLMFLFGFLGANAQQNDSITKIDSTSHNLKFNYKQLIIPGVLIGYGVIGIGNDQLLSFNHQIQSEVTEDIDNKITIDDFSQYAPAASVYALNAFGVKGKNNMRDRSVIFVTSYAIMATTVLGLKSLVHEERPDGSSNNSFPSGHTATAFAGAEFLWQEYKDKSIWYGIAGYAVATGTGLFRIYNNRHWLTDVAAGAGIGILSTKLAYWMNPYITRKLFKSSSESKSTSMVMPFYNGQQYGLGFVKVF; from the coding sequence ATGTTTTACAAAACGATTTCTCTGATGTTTTTATTCGGTTTTTTGGGTGCAAATGCGCAACAAAATGATTCGATAACTAAAATTGACAGTACTTCGCACAACTTGAAATTCAATTACAAACAATTAATTATTCCTGGAGTATTGATTGGTTATGGCGTAATTGGAATTGGAAATGATCAGCTTTTAAGTTTCAACCATCAAATTCAAAGTGAAGTTACTGAGGACATTGACAACAAAATCACTATTGATGATTTCTCGCAATATGCGCCTGCAGCATCTGTTTATGCTTTGAATGCTTTTGGGGTAAAAGGCAAAAATAATATGCGAGATCGTTCTGTGATATTTGTGACTTCGTATGCGATTATGGCAACAACGGTTTTAGGTTTAAAATCGCTTGTACATGAAGAACGACCAGACGGAAGTTCGAATAATTCGTTCCCTTCCGGACATACGGCAACTGCTTTTGCTGGAGCCGAATTTTTATGGCAGGAATACAAAGACAAATCTATTTGGTACGGAATTGCAGGTTATGCCGTTGCAACCGGAACCGGATTATTTAGAATTTACAACAATCGCCATTGGTTAACTGATGTTGCTGCGGGAGCCGGAATCGGGATTTTGAGTACGAAACTGGCATATTGGATGAATCCATATATTACCAGAAAACTTTTTAAATCATCTTCTGAAAGTAAATCAACTTCTATGGTTATGCCTTTTTATAATGGCCAGCAATATGGGTTGGGATTTGTGAAGGTTTTTTAG
- a CDS encoding K(+)-transporting ATPase subunit C, whose product MKNIFSLVKLTLLTVILFAVIYPLAIYGIAQFAPNHGKGETISVNGKVVGYQKIGQKFDKSNYFWGRPSAVDYNAAGSAGSNKGPSNAEYLALVQKRIDTFLVVHPYLKKSEIPSDMVTASGSGLDPNISPQGAFIQVKRVAKERKLDEAKVKALVEANINTAVMGPETVNVLELNVALDQLK is encoded by the coding sequence ATGAAAAATATATTTTCACTAGTAAAACTTACACTGCTTACCGTAATATTATTTGCAGTTATTTATCCTCTTGCGATTTACGGAATTGCACAATTTGCTCCAAATCACGGAAAAGGAGAAACTATTTCGGTTAACGGAAAAGTGGTTGGTTACCAAAAAATAGGTCAGAAATTTGATAAGTCGAATTATTTCTGGGGAAGACCTTCGGCTGTTGATTACAATGCTGCCGGAAGTGCCGGAAGTAACAAAGGACCAAGTAATGCTGAATATTTGGCTTTGGTTCAAAAAAGAATTGATACGTTTTTAGTTGTTCATCCTTATTTGAAAAAATCTGAAATTCCATCAGATATGGTGACTGCTTCAGGAAGTGGATTAGATCCTAACATTTCTCCTCAAGGTGCTTTTATTCAGGTGAAACGTGTTGCCAAAGAAAGAAAATTGGATGAAGCTAAAGTAAAAGCTTTGGTTGAAGCAAACATTAATACGGCTGTTATGGGACCTGAAACAGTGAATGTTTTGGAATTGAATGTTGCGCTTGATCAGTTGAAATAG
- a CDS encoding porin, which produces MKKIILTALIAFGFSNLHAQEETKSPFTFSGYVETYYSYDFGKPEDHTRPSFFYNFNKSNEVNINLGMAKVNYSKDNIRGNFALMAGTYAEYNMAAEQGLLKNIYEANVGVKISQSHNLWIDAGIMPAHIGFESAIGKDCQTLTRSILAENSPYYETGVKIGYTSESGKWYLAGMYLNGWQRIEKVKGNQTPAFGTQITYKPSDKVVLNWSTYVGNEQPDIDKKWRYFNNFYGQFKVTDKTNVTAGFDVGSQQAAKNSNKYDTWFSPVLILQYKPTDKIQLAARGEYYSDEKGVIIATETPNGFKTYGFSANFDYLVTDNVMFRLEARNLSSKDQIFTKDNVPTDTNTFVTTSLAISF; this is translated from the coding sequence ATGAAAAAAATAATACTTACCGCTTTAATCGCTTTTGGTTTTAGCAATTTACACGCTCAGGAAGAAACAAAAAGTCCGTTTACGTTTTCAGGATATGTAGAGACTTATTATAGTTATGATTTTGGGAAACCGGAAGATCATACGCGCCCGAGCTTTTTTTACAATTTTAATAAAAGTAATGAAGTGAATATTAATTTAGGTATGGCAAAAGTGAATTATTCGAAAGATAATATTCGCGGAAATTTTGCTTTGATGGCCGGAACTTACGCCGAATATAACATGGCGGCGGAACAAGGTTTATTGAAAAATATCTATGAGGCAAATGTGGGTGTGAAGATTTCGCAAAGCCATAATTTATGGATCGATGCGGGAATTATGCCAGCTCACATAGGTTTTGAAAGTGCAATTGGAAAAGATTGCCAAACTTTGACGAGAAGTATTTTGGCTGAAAACTCTCCTTATTATGAAACAGGAGTTAAAATTGGTTACACATCTGAATCTGGAAAATGGTATTTGGCGGGAATGTACTTAAATGGATGGCAACGTATTGAGAAGGTAAAGGGCAATCAAACACCTGCTTTTGGAACGCAAATTACATATAAACCGTCAGACAAAGTGGTTTTGAACTGGAGCACTTATGTTGGAAATGAGCAACCGGATATTGACAAAAAATGGCGTTATTTTAATAATTTCTACGGGCAATTTAAAGTAACGGATAAAACAAATGTTACTGCTGGTTTTGATGTTGGATCGCAACAAGCGGCTAAAAACAGCAATAAATACGACACTTGGTTTTCACCAGTTTTGATTCTGCAATATAAACCAACTGATAAAATTCAGCTTGCAGCTCGTGGCGAATATTATAGTGATGAAAAAGGTGTTATCATCGCAACTGAAACGCCAAATGGTTTTAAAACTTACGGATTTTCGGCTAACTTTGATTACTTAGTTACTGATAATGTAATGTTTAGATTAGAAGCAAGAAATCTTTCTAGTAAAGATCAGATTTTCACAAAAGATAACGTTCCAACGGATACAAATACTTTTGTAACGACTTCGTTGGCAATCTCATTCTAG
- a CDS encoding sensor protein KdpD gives MKEEKENNAQHFLDLIQKSRKGKFKVYIGMSAGVGKTYRMLQEAHSLLKNGIDVKIGYIETHLRKETHDLLSGLPVIPRRTIFYKGKELEELDVQAIINLRPEVVIVDELAHTNVEGSKNEKRWQDVLEILEAGINVISAVNIQHIESLNEDVKRITGIDVQERIPDNVLRLADEVVNIDLTSEDLIARLKEGKIYTADKIQTALANFFKSDQILQLRELALKEVASQVVRKVENEVPQLHALRHEKLLACISSNDKTAKIVIRKAARLASYYNGSWYVLYVETPQESSTKIALDKQRHLINNFKLAVQLGAEVIKTEHKNIADAILIAAEEKQITTVCIGKPHFNLFKVILATTIFRRLLNRLSLSNVDLVILS, from the coding sequence ATGAAAGAAGAAAAAGAAAATAATGCACAGCACTTTCTCGATTTAATTCAGAAATCACGAAAAGGAAAGTTTAAGGTCTATATTGGGATGAGCGCCGGTGTGGGGAAAACGTACCGTATGCTGCAAGAAGCACATTCGTTGTTGAAGAACGGAATTGATGTGAAAATTGGCTACATCGAAACGCATTTGCGAAAGGAAACGCATGACCTTTTATCTGGTTTGCCCGTAATTCCGCGGCGAACCATTTTCTATAAAGGGAAAGAGCTGGAAGAACTGGATGTTCAGGCGATTATAAACCTTAGACCTGAAGTGGTAATTGTTGATGAATTAGCACACACAAACGTTGAAGGAAGCAAAAACGAAAAACGCTGGCAGGATGTTTTGGAAATTCTGGAAGCGGGAATCAACGTGATTTCGGCAGTTAATATTCAGCATATTGAGAGTTTAAATGAAGATGTAAAACGTATTACGGGAATTGATGTTCAGGAACGGATTCCGGATAATGTTTTGCGATTGGCAGATGAAGTCGTAAATATCGACTTGACTTCTGAAGATTTGATTGCCCGTTTAAAGGAAGGGAAAATTTATACGGCTGATAAAATTCAGACGGCTTTGGCGAACTTTTTTAAGTCTGATCAGATTTTACAATTGCGTGAATTGGCTCTGAAAGAAGTAGCAAGTCAGGTGGTTCGAAAAGTTGAAAATGAAGTACCTCAACTCCATGCTTTAAGACACGAAAAACTTTTGGCCTGCATTAGCAGTAATGATAAAACGGCTAAAATTGTGATTAGAAAAGCGGCTCGTCTCGCAAGTTATTACAATGGATCCTGGTATGTTTTGTATGTAGAAACTCCGCAGGAAAGCAGTACTAAAATTGCGTTGGACAAACAACGTCATTTGATTAATAACTTTAAACTGGCTGTACAACTAGGCGCAGAAGTTATTAAAACTGAACATAAAAATATTGCGGATGCGATTTTGATTGCCGCCGAAGAAAAACAAATTACAACTGTTTGCATCGGGAAACCACATTTTAATTTATTTAAAGTAATTTTGGCTACAACGATTTTCAGACGTTTATTGAATCGTCTTTCTTTATCGAATGTTGACCTTGTTATTCTGTCGTAA